In one Culex quinquefasciatus strain JHB chromosome 2, VPISU_Cqui_1.0_pri_paternal, whole genome shotgun sequence genomic region, the following are encoded:
- the LOC6042375 gene encoding SET and MYND domain-containing protein 4 has protein sequence MIRPEVVQQLSCPSFGLATSWIISRKAVPADSLGEAFSLLKREVWPFPKTLSRKDSTVAKAKREQANETYRKTPLELGKILGLYNEAICWAPEGSEELAMGYGNRSAIFFNGKQYRRCLANIELAKGSNYPKDKLVKLLEREKKCLNLLEHEPKLNVKEDKLFLEVTETSHSGRGLTAKMDFLVGEIVLHEKPTLVVIEPEVTFTRCNHCGQRNEYDLIPCKTCTAAMYCSEQCRKEAFTKYHRFECEIIEDLKNLFKGPKTTRMFQLTLRLFWMVVADLIADRDQFLKRYADLSAYRKPQQVDESTLHLHILADNLPDMSADQTGKGVTQFLTALTYKLAVEENDSVPRELVNEHQDLLLEVLYRLALQARLVCDQSPADISCLYPLFRMVNHSCAPNAERVLNGERSMLVAKRPIRAGEQVLVCYFPNGTTDSVPRDKRRAQLQREFRFDCQCLGCSLDYPLLNAMDDHAELRTELEQIQSEADSGKRLRLLANFLQRHDDQHPRKELSEAWQLFRDIKI, from the exons ATGATTCGCCCGGAAGTGGTCCAGCAGCTCTCGTGCCCCTCGTTCGGACTGGCCACCTCGTGGATCATCTCACGGAAGGCGGTTCCGGCCGATTCGCTTGGCGAAGCGTTTTCCCTTCTTAAACGAGAAGTTTGGCCGTTCCCGAAGACCCTGTCCCGTAAGGACTCAACGGTGGCCAAGGCGAAACGGGAACAGGCTAATGAGACATACCGGAAGACGCCGTTGGAGCTGGGCAAGATATTGGGACTGTACAATGAGGCCATCTGCTGGGCGCCGGAAGGTTCGGAGGAACTTGCAATGGGGTACGGAAACCGGTCGGCGATCTTTTTCAACGGAAAGCAGTACCGGCGATGTTTGGCCAACATTGAGCTTGCCAAGGGTAGTAACTATCCGAAGGACAAGCTGGTTAAGTTGTTAGAGCGCGAGAAGAAGTGTCTGAATCTTTTGGAGCATGAACCAAAGTTGAACGTTAAAGAAGACAAGTTGTTCCTGGAGGTAACCGAGACTTCCCATTCGGGTCGTGGACTAACAGCAAAGATGGACTTTCTTGTGGGAGAAATCGTCCTGCACGAAAAACCCACACTGGTGGTCATCGAACCGGAAGTGACCTTCACCAGATGTAACCATTGTGGCCAACGGAACGAGTACGACCTGATTCCGTGCAAGACTTGCACCGCGGCCATGTATTGTTCCGAACAGTGCAGAAAGGAGGCCTTCACCAAGTACCACCGATTCGAGTGTGAAATCATCGAAGATCTGAAGAACCTGTTCAAAGGACCCAAAACAACCCGGATGTTCCAGCTTACGCTGCGACTCTTCTGGATGGTTGTCGCGGACTTGATCGCAGATCGTGATCAGTTCCTCAAGCGTTACGCTGATCTATCCGCGTATCGAAAACCACAACAAGTTGACGAATCAACCCTCCACCTTCACATCCTGGCCGACAACCTTCCAGACATGTCCGCGGACCAAACCGGCAAAGGTGTGACCCAGTTCCTAACCGCTTTAACGTACAAACTGGCTGTGGAAGAGAACGACTCCGTCCCGAGAGAACTCGTCAACGAGCATCAGGACCTGCTGCTGGAAGTTCTGTACCGATTGGCCCTGCAGGCGCGCCTCGTTTGTGACCAGAGTCCCGCGGACATCAGCTGCCTGTATCCGTTGTTCCGGATGGTGAACCATTCGTGTGCGCCGAACGCGGAGCGGGTTTTGAACGGCGAGAGGTCGATGCTGGTGGCGAAGCGGCCGATTAGAGCGGGCGAGCAGGTGCTGGTGTGCTATTT CCCCAATGGAACCACGGACTCCGTTCCCAGGGACAAACGTCGCGCCCAACTACAACGCGAATTCAGGTTCGACTGCCAGTGTCTGGGCTGTTCGCTGGACTATCCGCTGCTAAACGCGATGGACGACCACGCCGAACTTCGCACCGAACTCGAGCAGATCCAATCGGAGGCGGATTCCGGCAAGCGGCTGCGACTACTGGCAAACTTCCTGCAACGCCACGACGACCAACACCCGCGGAAGGAACTGTCGGAGGCTTGGCAATTGTTTCGCGATATTAAGATTTAG
- the LOC119767837 gene encoding myoneurin-like → MNYELLRQNLDLSSVHSICRLCLSTEGRLDDLFFTDTGNRLVQRILECTSIQMAPANGIASSICVRCRLLLEDLAKFRDQCLRCEEIFQSKLDSMETIEVVPDIFGLHSDDDDDGEEEQEMPEPEDGSAELTDSIKIEEDGWKDVEEELDESAFKISAVPSNGSSPPNDDRKQPVKNYTLTPPMDIDLKSLVVYIKDKKHWKCPHCEKYFSQSGNLKAHINTHTGYKPYTCNLCQRSFAQKSNLNYHMKASHDPQRPFKCNACDRAFSTMDQMVLHLKTKHAPVETASPRPVADKKHTCPYCAKAFAQSFNLKLHINTHTGQRPYQCEQCPKSFTQRSNLNVHINKSHRGQLEQA, encoded by the exons ATGAATTACGAACTGCTACGGCAAAATCT CGATCTCTCGAGCGTTCACTCGATTTGCCGGCTCTGTCTCAGCACCGAGGGCAGACTGGACGATCTGTTCTTCACCGACACCGGCAACCGGCTCGTCCAGCGCATCCTGGAATGTACCTCGATTCAGATGGCCCCGGCCAACGGGATCGCGTCGTCGATTTGCGTGCGCTGCCGCCTGCTGCTGGAGGATCTGGCCAAGTTCCGCGACCAGTGCCTTCGCTGCGAGGAAATCTTCCAGAGCAAGCTGGACTCGATGGAGACGATCGAGGTGGTGCCGGACATTTTCGGCCTGcacagcgacgacgacgatgacggcgAGGAGGAGCAGGAGATGCCTGAGCCGGAAGATGGTTCTGCGGAGCTGACCGATAGTATTAAGATCGAGGAAGATGGGTGGAAAGATGTCGAGGAAGAACTTGACGAAAGCGCTTTCAAGATTAGCGCGGTACCATCGAACGGAAGCAGTCCGCCGAATGACGATAGGAAACAACCCGTTAAGAATTACACGCTGACGCCCCCGATGGACATCGATCTGAAATCGCTGGTCGTTTACATCAAAGACAAGAAGCACTGGAAGTGTCCCCATTGCGAAAAGTACTTCAGCCAGTCAGGCAACCTAAAGGCACACATCAACACCCACACCGGCTACAAACCGTACACCTGCAACCTCTGCCAGCGCTCGTTCGCCCAGAAAAGCAACCTCAACTACCACATGAAGGCGTCCCACGATCCGCAACGTCCGTTCAAGTGCAACGCCTGCGACCGCGCCTTCTCCACGATGGACCAAATGGTGCTGCATCTCAAGACCAAACACGCCCCCGTTGAGACGGCCTCGCCACGGCCCGTTGCCGATAAGAAGCACACCTGCCCATACTGCGCAAAGGCGTTCGCGCAGAGTTTCAACCTTAAATTACACATCAATACCCACACCGGCCAGCGTCCCTATCAGTGTGAGCAGTGTCCAAAGTCGTTCACTCAGCGCAGCAACCTGAACGTCCACATAAACAAGAGCCACCGAGGGCAGCTTGAACAGGCGTGA
- the LOC6042377 gene encoding probable cGMP 3',5'-cyclic phosphodiesterase subunit delta, translating into MGTDDVAKSEKIREGFQINWLILRDADTGKILWQENKDFSCPDVEHEARVPIKILDLRAVSREINFSTVEAMENFRLDQKVLFKGRIMEEWFFEMGWVSPNTTNTWQSTIEAAPESQMMPAKVLNGNVTIETSFFDGETLISKSVVRLYYI; encoded by the exons ATGGGAACCGACGACGTGGCCAAAAGTGAAAAGATCCGCGAGGGCTTTCAAAT AAACTGGCTCATCCTACGGGACGCCGACACCGGCAAGATTCTGTGGCAGGAGAACAAGGACTTTTCCTGTCCGGACGTGGAGCACGAGGCGCGCGTCCCCATCAAGATTCTGGATTTGCGGGCCGTCTCGCGGGAGATCAACTTTAGCACGGTGGAAGCGATGGAGAACTTTCGGCTGGACCAGAAG GTCCTGTTCAAGGGTCGGATCATGGAGGAGTGGTTCTTCGAGATGGGCTGGGTCAGCCCAAACACCACGAATACGTGGCAATCGACGATCGAGGCCGCGCCCGAGTCGCAGATGATGCCGGCCAAGGTCCTAAACGGAaatgtgaccatcgagacgagCTTCTTCGACGGGGAGACGCTGATTAGTAAATCCGTGGTAAGGTTGTACTACATCTAA